The Poseidonibacter antarcticus genome includes a region encoding these proteins:
- the tsaE gene encoding tRNA (adenosine(37)-N6)-threonylcarbamoyltransferase complex ATPase subunit type 1 TsaE yields the protein MLEKFELELNQIDIAVKYLANLINNEDTIIILRGDLASGKTTFVKNFVKYLELDDLVTSPTFSLQAVYSDKIYHYDVYNKTLNEFISLGMLEEFEKNGLHFVEWGDERLEDLLKDYGYRVILLEIDKLENKRLYKINA from the coding sequence TTGTTAGAAAAATTTGAACTAGAATTAAATCAAATAGATATAGCTGTTAAATATTTAGCTAATTTAATAAATAACGAAGATACTATTATTATATTAAGAGGTGATTTAGCAAGTGGAAAAACTACTTTTGTTAAAAACTTTGTGAAATATTTAGAATTAGATGATTTAGTAACATCTCCAACGTTTAGCTTGCAAGCTGTTTATTCAGATAAAATTTATCATTATGATGTCTATAATAAAACATTAAATGAATTTATATCTTTAGGTATGCTTGAAGAATTTGAGAAAAATGGTCTTCACTTTGTTGAGTGGGGCGATGAAAGATTAGAAGATTTACTTAAAGATTATGGTTATAGAGTAATTTTACTTGAAATAGATAAGTTAGAGAATAAGAGGTTATATAAAATAAATGCATAA
- a CDS encoding ATP-grasp domain-containing protein, which produces MRNRKIGMWLYQNGGGDKIQKKIIKKLNERNIDVISGINLRDAVAKNSHILWNDIKLDKLDLFFSYNAGEQTQYQMYLAKALNNVLPMINPFEAFELTEDKFQTSFLLRKHGVATADYKLCHRDDNHHLHAVMKKWDKMVYKPTDGWGGVGLTKIENQETLDMLMPFLNQMDLRYFYVEKFVDYDNTDFRIDIVDGQYLSCYGRKASGTDWRTNVTSGGSVFLREPDKEVIELALNATKVSGLDIAGVDIIYDRKKEEYVVLEVNGIPAFATPEQEKMGLNFNDKKIDLIVDLIDRKTKKTK; this is translated from the coding sequence ATGAGAAATAGAAAAATTGGGATGTGGTTATATCAAAATGGTGGTGGAGATAAAATCCAAAAGAAAATTATCAAGAAATTAAATGAAAGAAATATTGATGTTATTTCGGGTATTAATTTAAGAGATGCTGTCGCAAAAAATAGTCATATTCTTTGGAATGACATAAAACTTGATAAGTTAGACCTATTCTTTTCATATAATGCTGGTGAACAAACACAATACCAAATGTATTTAGCAAAAGCATTAAATAATGTTCTTCCTATGATTAATCCATTTGAAGCCTTTGAGTTAACAGAAGATAAATTCCAAACTTCTTTTTTATTAAGAAAACATGGTGTTGCAACTGCAGATTATAAATTATGTCATAGAGATGATAATCATCATCTACATGCTGTTATGAAAAAATGGGATAAAATGGTATACAAACCAACTGATGGTTGGGGTGGTGTTGGTCTTACAAAAATTGAAAATCAAGAAACACTTGATATGTTAATGCCATTTTTAAACCAAATGGACTTAAGATATTTTTATGTTGAGAAATTTGTAGATTACGATAATACAGATTTTAGAATTGATATTGTTGATGGTCAATATCTCTCTTGTTACGGTAGAAAGGCATCTGGAACTGATTGGAGAACAAATGTTACAAGCGGTGGTAGTGTATTTTTAAGAGAACCAGATAAAGAAGTAATCGAATTGGCACTAAATGCTACTAAAGTTTCAGGATTAGATATAGCAGGTGTTGATATAATATATGATAGAAAAAAAGAGGAGTATGTAGTTTTAGAAGTAAATGGTATTCCAGCATTTGCAACACCAGAGCAAGAGAAAATGGGGTTAAATTTTAATGACAAGAAAATTGATTTAATAGTTGATTTAATTGACAGAAAAACAAAAAAAACAAAATAA
- a CDS encoding argininosuccinate synthase, producing the protein MSKKDVKKVVLAYSGGLDTSVILKWLQDEYNAEVITFTADLGQGEEVEPAREKALAMGIKPENIFILDIREEFVKDYVFPMFRANAIYEGEYLLGTSIARPLISKKQIEIAHKMGADAVSHGATGKGNDQVRFELGYLGLDSEITVIAPWREWDLNSREKLLAYAAKNGIKIDKKHLDENGNPAVSPYSMDANLLHISYEGLSLEDPNAEPEEAMWLWSVSPENAPDKAEYITIGYKNGDPISINGEEMSPATILKTLNEYGNKHGIGRIDIVENRYVGMKARGCYETPGGTIMLKGHRAIESITLDREAAHLKDELMPKYAKLIYQGYWYSPEREMLQAAIDATQKDVEGTVKLKLYKGNVIVVGRESEKSLFSQAHSTFEEDEVYNQKDAEGFIRLNALRFIIAGQMKNKK; encoded by the coding sequence ATGAGCAAAAAAGATGTTAAAAAAGTAGTATTAGCTTACAGTGGTGGGCTTGATACTTCAGTTATTTTAAAATGGCTACAAGATGAGTATAATGCAGAAGTTATTACATTTACAGCAGACTTAGGTCAAGGTGAAGAAGTTGAACCAGCAAGAGAAAAAGCACTGGCAATGGGAATTAAACCTGAAAATATCTTTATATTAGATATTAGAGAAGAATTTGTAAAAGATTATGTTTTCCCAATGTTTAGAGCAAATGCTATTTATGAAGGTGAATATTTATTAGGTACTTCAATAGCTCGTCCTTTAATTTCAAAAAAACAAATTGAAATTGCACATAAAATGGGAGCAGATGCTGTTTCTCATGGAGCAACAGGAAAAGGAAATGATCAAGTTAGATTTGAACTAGGTTACTTAGGATTAGATTCTGAAATTACTGTTATTGCACCTTGGAGAGAATGGGATTTAAATTCTAGAGAAAAATTACTTGCGTATGCAGCTAAAAATGGAATTAAAATTGATAAAAAACATTTAGATGAAAATGGTAATCCAGCAGTTAGTCCATACTCTATGGATGCTAATCTTTTACATATTTCATATGAAGGTTTAAGCTTAGAAGATCCAAATGCAGAACCTGAAGAAGCAATGTGGTTATGGTCAGTTTCACCTGAAAATGCACCTGATAAAGCTGAATATATTACAATTGGATATAAAAATGGTGATCCAATTTCAATTAATGGTGAAGAAATGTCACCTGCTACAATTTTAAAAACATTAAATGAATATGGTAATAAACATGGTATTGGAAGAATTGATATTGTTGAAAATAGATATGTTGGTATGAAAGCTCGTGGTTGTTATGAAACTCCAGGTGGGACTATTATGTTAAAAGGACATAGAGCAATTGAATCTATTACATTAGATAGAGAAGCTGCACATTTAAAAGATGAATTAATGCCTAAATATGCAAAATTAATTTATCAAGGGTATTGGTATTCACCTGAGAGAGAAATGCTTCAAGCTGCAATTGATGCAACTCAAAAAGATGTTGAAGGTACTGTAAAACTTAAACTTTATAAAGGTAATGTAATTGTTGTAGGAAGAGAATCTGAAAAATCTTTATTCTCTCAAGCACACTCTACTTTTGAAGAAGATGAAGTATATAATCAAAAAGATGCAGAAGGATTTATTAGACTTAATGCATTAAGATTTATAATTGCAGGACAAATGAAAAACAAAAAATAA
- the lptB gene encoding LPS export ABC transporter ATP-binding protein — protein MHKLHINKITKSIKKTQILHGISLEVNSGEIVGLLGPNGAGKTTTFYTVCGLVKPTSGEVYFDDKDITSLPLHKRALKGIGYLPQESSIFKDLSVEDNLMLAAQIITKDKEEQHKRVEELLEVFNIEPIRQRKGVSLSGGERRRTEIARALVSHPKFLLLDEPFAGVDPIAVKDIQEIIAQLTKINIGVLITDHNVRETLEICDRAYVMKAGALLASGTSNEIKNDKKVREHYLGEDFNF, from the coding sequence ATGCATAAATTACATATTAATAAAATAACAAAAAGTATAAAAAAAACACAGATATTACATGGTATTTCTCTTGAAGTAAATTCAGGAGAGATTGTTGGTTTATTAGGACCTAATGGGGCAGGTAAAACAACAACATTTTATACAGTTTGTGGCTTAGTAAAACCAACTAGTGGAGAAGTCTATTTTGATGATAAAGATATTACCTCTTTACCTTTACACAAAAGAGCTTTAAAAGGAATAGGGTATTTACCACAAGAGTCTTCTATTTTTAAGGATTTATCTGTTGAAGATAATCTTATGTTAGCTGCACAAATTATTACAAAAGATAAGGAAGAACAACATAAAAGAGTTGAAGAATTATTAGAAGTTTTTAATATCGAACCAATTAGACAAAGAAAAGGTGTTTCTTTATCTGGAGGTGAGCGAAGAAGAACTGAAATAGCAAGAGCTTTAGTTTCTCATCCTAAATTTCTTTTACTTGATGAACCTTTTGCTGGTGTTGATCCAATTGCAGTAAAAGATATTCAAGAAATTATTGCACAATTAACAAAAATCAATATTGGAGTTTTAATAACAGACCATAATGTAAGAGAAACATTAGAAATTTGTGATAGAGCTTATGTAATGAAAGCAGGGGCATTACTTGCTAGTGGTACAAGTAATGAAATTAAGAATGATAAAAAAGTACGAGAACATTATTTAGGAGAAGATTTTAACTTTTAA
- a CDS encoding S4 domain-containing protein: MRIDKFLNAVNITKRRAVAEDMLEHKVVFINDVPVKKAKEVKVGDIIEIKYLERSEKFKVLQIPTVKSTPKSKMDEYVERIDNV; the protein is encoded by the coding sequence ATGAGAATAGATAAATTTTTAAATGCCGTTAATATTACAAAACGAAGAGCAGTAGCTGAAGATATGCTTGAACATAAAGTTGTTTTTATAAATGATGTACCTGTGAAAAAAGCAAAAGAAGTAAAAGTTGGAGATATTATAGAGATAAAATATCTTGAAAGAAGTGAAAAATTTAAGGTATTACAAATACCAACAGTTAAATCAACACCTAAATCAAAAATGGATGAGTATGTAGAAAGGATAGATAATGTTTAA
- a CDS encoding M20 family metallopeptidase: MNYLNDLKKIININSFTKNKEGVDKVGHIMSQWLKDISFEETIYKRKEIGNHQLFTSRRKNHLKNILLLGHNDTVFPPNTFEGFTEDETWVYGPGVCDMKGGNIVALESLRNIYKENKEISNIDFLLVSDEESGSDDSKFVTLDIAKNYDYCFVFEAAGKNLEVVTGRKGVGTYTINIEGIPAHAGTSYTKGVDANLEASYKLQKLSALTNLELGTTVNVGKIEGGIGANTISPKCEMIVEIRYTTNKERDRLLSSLNEIVKTSYVKGTKSKLDGLIQRDVMEANENQNILITQLEKITNTKIPTEKRGGVSDANHVSSCGVTTLDGFGPFGDGDHTKKERALKETFEKRIKMMTSILNFFQKQN, from the coding sequence ATGAACTACTTGAATGACTTAAAAAAGATTATTAATATCAACTCATTTACAAAGAATAAAGAAGGTGTTGATAAAGTTGGCCATATAATGTCTCAATGGCTTAAGGATATTAGTTTTGAAGAAACAATCTATAAAAGAAAAGAAATTGGAAACCATCAATTATTTACCTCCAGAAGAAAAAATCATTTAAAAAATATATTGTTATTAGGTCATAACGATACTGTATTCCCTCCAAATACATTTGAAGGTTTTACTGAAGATGAAACTTGGGTTTATGGTCCAGGTGTTTGTGATATGAAAGGTGGAAATATAGTTGCACTTGAATCATTAAGAAATATATATAAAGAAAATAAAGAAATCTCAAATATTGACTTTTTATTAGTTTCGGATGAAGAAAGTGGTAGTGATGATTCAAAATTCGTAACTTTGGATATTGCAAAGAATTATGATTATTGTTTTGTTTTTGAAGCTGCAGGTAAAAATTTAGAAGTTGTAACAGGAAGAAAAGGTGTTGGAACTTATACTATTAATATTGAAGGTATTCCAGCACATGCAGGAACATCGTATACAAAAGGTGTAGATGCGAATCTTGAAGCCTCATATAAATTACAAAAATTATCAGCTTTAACAAATTTAGAACTTGGAACGACAGTTAATGTTGGAAAGATAGAAGGTGGAATTGGAGCAAATACTATTTCTCCAAAATGTGAAATGATTGTTGAAATTAGATATACAACTAATAAAGAACGAGATAGATTATTATCATCTTTAAATGAAATTGTAAAAACTTCATATGTAAAAGGTACTAAATCTAAACTTGATGGTTTAATTCAAAGAGATGTTATGGAAGCAAATGAGAATCAGAACATTTTGATAACTCAACTTGAAAAAATAACTAATACAAAAATACCAACTGAAAAAAGAGGTGGCGTTAGTGATGCAAATCATGTATCAAGTTGTGGCGTAACTACTCTTGATGGTTTTGGTCCTTTTGGAGATGGCGATCATACAAAAAAAGAAAGAGCCTTAAAAGAAACATTTGAAAAAAGAATTAAGATGATGACAAGTATCTTAAATTTTTTCCAAAAACAAAATTAA
- the trpD gene encoding anthranilate phosphoribosyltransferase, whose amino-acid sequence MFNATKLKFDDIFEDRLPHEEVKEYLLELYERGETAAEIAGAASAMRDHLIPLPIHEDLRNKAIDVVGTGGDKSYSFNISSTVSLLLAATGSIVAKHGNRSVTSKSGSADMLEALGMNLNLSLENNAKMLEETGFAFMFAANHHPAMKYITPIRKSIPHRTIMNILGPLCNPAGVKKEVVGVFDKNYINRIAAALDMLDTKRAMILSSNDGMDEISVSDITQATLLISGKIKDIEINPEHYGITLSNMDDIVGQGPEFNAKLTRDILTNKISGPKLDVVLLNTAAALIVDEKARDFQDGIEIAKDAILSQRAERKLDELIKISNQLS is encoded by the coding sequence ATGTTTAATGCAACCAAATTAAAGTTTGATGATATATTTGAAGATAGATTACCTCATGAAGAAGTAAAAGAGTATTTATTAGAACTTTATGAAAGAGGTGAAACAGCAGCTGAAATTGCAGGAGCTGCTAGTGCAATGAGAGATCATCTTATTCCTCTTCCTATTCATGAAGACTTAAGAAATAAAGCAATAGATGTAGTAGGAACAGGTGGAGATAAAAGTTATAGTTTTAATATTTCATCAACAGTTTCGCTACTTTTAGCAGCAACAGGTTCTATCGTAGCTAAGCATGGAAATAGAAGTGTAACAAGTAAATCTGGAAGTGCTGATATGCTTGAAGCTTTGGGAATGAATTTAAACTTATCATTAGAGAATAATGCAAAAATGCTAGAAGAAACTGGTTTTGCATTTATGTTTGCAGCAAATCATCATCCTGCAATGAAATATATCACACCAATTAGAAAATCAATTCCACATAGAACTATAATGAATATTTTAGGACCTCTATGTAATCCAGCTGGTGTAAAAAAAGAAGTAGTTGGTGTTTTTGATAAAAATTATATTAATAGAATAGCTGCAGCTCTTGATATGTTAGATACAAAAAGAGCTATGATTTTATCATCAAATGACGGAATGGATGAAATTTCAGTTTCTGATATAACACAAGCCACATTATTAATTAGTGGTAAAATAAAAGATATAGAGATTAATCCCGAACATTATGGAATTACTTTATCAAATATGGATGATATAGTAGGCCAAGGACCGGAATTTAATGCAAAATTAACAAGAGATATATTAACAAATAAAATATCGGGTCCAAAACTTGATGTTGTCTTATTAAATACAGCCGCAGCTTTAATTGTTGATGAAAAAGCAAGAGATTTTCAAGATGGTATAGAAATTGCTAAAGATGCTATCTTAAGTCAAAGAGCAGAAAGAAAGCTTGATGAATTAATTAAAATATCTAATCAGTTATCATAA
- a CDS encoding GGDEF domain-containing response regulator: MNKDIVKNITVLYVEDEKDVREFTAKLLGSLVKKVYSAEDGLDGLKQFKENINDIDLIVSDINMPKMDGLKMCSLIKDINKNIPIVITSAHNDPHFLNKAIQIGISTYAMKPIDLYQLVESMIKAIEPIYLKNQLAQLKISLESRVDTEIQKIKSILDAQDNIIILSNKETINIVNKRFLEFFKVDSIEEFINSYNSIFDLFIKEYGFISKDILSKNDSYYEFIKNLAEVDSVIKIKNSQNEDRIFTINIDNYDESNDFYVVSLTDITEIKEKSNLLEYQASHDTLTGLFNRNKFNSLLGKEIRRSSRYRNNLSLILFDIDFFKIVNDEYGHQIGDEVLKEIAKLITQNVREHDTIVRWGGEEFLLLLPETDLKGASIVAEKIRITIYKQPLTKFKLNITASFGVSILKDDDTEESFISRSDEALYEAKETGRNKVVTK, translated from the coding sequence GTGAATAAAGATATAGTAAAAAATATAACAGTTTTATATGTTGAAGATGAAAAAGATGTACGTGAATTTACAGCTAAACTTTTGGGTTCATTAGTTAAAAAAGTTTATTCAGCAGAAGATGGACTTGATGGATTAAAACAATTTAAAGAAAATATTAATGATATAGATTTAATTGTTTCAGATATAAATATGCCTAAAATGGATGGTCTTAAAATGTGTTCTTTAATAAAAGATATAAATAAAAATATTCCTATTGTAATAACAAGTGCACATAATGATCCTCATTTCCTTAATAAGGCTATACAAATAGGGATTAGTACATACGCTATGAAACCAATTGATTTATACCAGCTTGTTGAAAGTATGATAAAAGCAATTGAACCAATTTATTTAAAAAATCAATTAGCTCAATTAAAAATATCTTTAGAAAGCCGAGTAGATACTGAAATACAAAAAATTAAATCAATACTTGATGCTCAAGATAATATTATTATACTGTCAAATAAAGAAACTATTAATATAGTAAATAAAAGATTCCTAGAGTTCTTTAAAGTAGATTCTATAGAAGAATTTATAAATTCTTATAATAGTATTTTTGATCTTTTTATCAAAGAGTATGGATTTATTTCAAAAGATATTCTATCAAAAAATGATTCATATTATGAGTTTATAAAAAATTTAGCAGAAGTTGATAGTGTAATAAAAATTAAGAATTCACAAAATGAAGATAGAATATTTACTATAAATATAGATAATTATGATGAATCAAATGATTTTTATGTTGTATCACTAACTGATATTACAGAAATAAAAGAAAAATCAAACTTATTAGAATATCAAGCATCTCATGATACTTTAACAGGATTATTTAATAGAAACAAATTTAATTCATTATTAGGGAAAGAGATTAGAAGATCAAGTAGATACCGAAACAACTTATCTTTAATATTATTTGATATTGATTTTTTTAAAATAGTCAATGATGAATATGGTCATCAAATTGGAGATGAGGTATTAAAAGAAATTGCAAAGCTTATAACTCAAAATGTAAGAGAACATGATACTATAGTTAGATGGGGAGGAGAAGAATTTTTACTACTACTACCTGAAACAGATTTAAAAGGGGCTAGTATTGTTGCAGAAAAAATCAGAATTACTATTTATAAACAACCTTTAACAAAATTTAAATTAAACATAACAGCTAGCTTTGGAGTATCAATTTTAAAAGATGATGATACAGAAGAAAGTTTTATTTCTAGAAGTGATGAGGCATTATATGAAGCAAAAGAAACAGGACGAAATAAAGTAGTAACAAAATAA